ctaatctatatatatagaggtacTGATACTAACATGATTGGTTACTGTTACAAAAGACAAAGATCGCTAACGTGGCTTCGTTATGTACGTCGATAAAGAAATAATCTACGGTTGATTTCACTAGAGGAACCGAATTAATTTTGGGCTTCTCTAAATGGGCCTTGGCCTTTTATAAGACGACGTAGTTTCAATCCTTGCCTCGCTTTTCGAACTGGATCTTGCTCTGTTCTTCTCTTTACCAATTTCAGGGGTTGACTTGTTTGGTTTATAGAGTTTTGATCAGAAGCGAAAATGGCGTCTACGGCGAAGTTTCAATACTGTATGCCGAAGTATAACCTTCAGATCAACCTCGTCAGAAAAGCTCCTCAAAATCTTTCGTTTCCTCGTTTATACAGAGACCAAGCAAAGTCAACACCGGTCGTCGTCGCCATCagagcttcatcatcatcttcatcatctccatcaAATCCCAAACGAACACTTCTTAAAACCACCTTCATCACCCTCACCGCAGCCGCAGCCTTAGCTCTGTTCTCAGTATCCTCTTTCCACTTCCGCATCACGAAACCAGCCGCGACGACGACTCCAGTTACTACCGTGTTAGAGACGACGCTCAAGAAACACCTCGAGACGCATTCGAACGATGTGGAAGCTTTAATATCGCTAGCTAAAATAAAGTTCGAGTCCGATAAATGTGACCAAGCGATAGAGATTATGAACCGTCTGATCGATGTGGAGCCTCAAGAACAAAAATGGCCGGTTATGAAAGCTAGGATACTTTCCttcttcaacaaaaacaaattagcaATCAAAGCATTCGAAGAGATTCTTTTGACGGATCCTATTCGTGTAGATGCATTACATTACTTGGTGATGGAGTACTACGACTCTAAGCCGAAACTATTACAAGCAGAGAAGAGGATCAAATACGCTATTCGAAGGTGCaaggaaatgaagaagaagacgaaagagaTTCGCGGTTTGAGGATGTTGATCGCGCAGATTAGGGTTCTCGAAGGTAACACGGTCGAAGCATTAAGGATATGCGAAGAGTTAGTGAAGGAGGATCCGGAAGATTATAAGGTGTATCTGTTTCAAGGATTGGTGTATACATTGTTAAAGAAGGAAGACGAAGCTAAGAAGCAGTTCGAGCAAGTTGCTAGGATTCTTCCGGAGAATCATTGGTACCTAGACACTCCCATGGATAAAAAGGAATGGGGAGCAATGGAAGCTTATGATAATGTCTTCTGCTATTTAGCTACCTTTTCTAGGCTTTTTGtcgcttctttctttttcggcAAGTTTgtgtaattataaaaaaaaagtaactataaCACTTTTGTGATTTGTGTATTGTGATCTGACTTGAGCACTTTAATTTGTTGAAAGATTGGTGATTTTAACAGTTCGCATGGAGGCTTcatttgcttgtttaaggttttaaaaatattgcgCTGATCAATGTGATGAAACCAGAAAAGATGATGCATATGGAATGGTCACGTTCGTTTACTTTGCTTTTGAGGCTTCTCTCTTTTGAACTCATCTTATCCCCCAATTCTTGATGCTTTTGGCTGTTAGCGAAGACATAGCCAAGTTTTGTGGGAAGAGTATGTGGTGGCTAAAAACCATAAAGAGACAATGATTTGGTGTGCGGAATTTGCGATCGAAAAAcgccaaaagagagagatttggggAATGCTGGAGTGGGTTGACATTGGACTGTCTACAACCAATGAGCCATATGGTT
The Camelina sativa cultivar DH55 chromosome 15, Cs, whole genome shotgun sequence DNA segment above includes these coding regions:
- the LOC104745120 gene encoding protein SLOW GREEN 1, chloroplastic-like, which produces MASTAKFQYCMPKYNLQINLVRKAPQNLSFPRLYRDQAKSTPVVVAIRASSSSSSSPSNPKRTLLKTTFITLTAAAALALFSVSSFHFRITKPAATTTPVTTVLETTLKKHLETHSNDVEALISLAKIKFESDKCDQAIEIMNRLIDVEPQEQKWPVMKARILSFFNKNKLAIKAFEEILLTDPIRVDALHYLVMEYYDSKPKLLQAEKRIKYAIRRCKEMKKKTKEIRGLRMLIAQIRVLEGNTVEALRICEELVKEDPEDYKVYLFQGLVYTLLKKEDEAKKQFEQVARILPENHWYLDTPMDKKEWGAMEAYDNVFCYLATFSRLFVASFFFGKFV